Proteins from a single region of Pseudomonas sp. 10S4:
- a CDS encoding MBOAT family O-acyltransferase translates to MIFSSTKFIFLYLPTVFCVYFILNKYRLIAIGKLWLVVASLLFYGYWSVAYLPLLIGSITLNFFIGKLVSPTTQTTHIILSKQTTLIIGITINLMLLAYFKYANFFIDNLNTVAGTTLHFQQLILPLGISFYTFTQIAFLVDSYRSQAKEYDFINYALFVTFFPHLIAGPILHHKEMMSQFQSRWTLAIRYKNVLMGLFIFSIGLFKKIMIADTFAIWADAGFANGAPQDFFSAWTTSLSYTFQLYFDFSGYCDMAIGAALLFNIWLPINFNSPYKSLNIQDFWRRWHMTLSRYLRDYLYVPLGGDRCSRTRLYLNLMITFTLGGLWHGASWMFVIWGVLHGGALVVHRIWSQLGMRLPTWIAWLVTFLFINITWVFFRADSLEDATRILYGMIDIGSINSVSVDDIPTSNLSWGGHFSDRLIENMPLGLAANLIPLIMIAIAFLIIAQKNAIDLTVKSRFGWPKFTGMLALFSTALYSTIQSTSTVFLYFNF, encoded by the coding sequence ATGATATTCAGCTCTACAAAATTTATATTTTTGTATTTGCCTACTGTGTTCTGTGTTTATTTTATCCTTAACAAATACCGACTTATTGCAATTGGAAAACTGTGGCTCGTTGTTGCAAGCCTGCTGTTTTACGGATACTGGAGTGTCGCTTATCTTCCACTGCTAATAGGTTCCATCACGCTAAATTTTTTTATTGGCAAGCTTGTCTCGCCAACAACACAAACCACTCATATTATCCTCAGCAAACAAACAACTCTTATAATCGGCATCACCATCAACCTGATGCTGCTTGCTTACTTCAAATACGCGAATTTCTTTATAGACAATCTCAACACCGTCGCCGGAACGACGCTCCACTTCCAGCAACTTATATTGCCACTGGGAATAAGTTTCTACACCTTCACCCAAATAGCCTTTCTGGTAGACAGTTATCGTAGCCAAGCCAAGGAATACGACTTCATCAATTACGCTTTATTCGTTACCTTCTTCCCTCACCTGATCGCCGGCCCCATTCTTCACCACAAGGAAATGATGAGCCAGTTCCAGTCTCGTTGGACGCTCGCAATCCGCTACAAAAATGTCCTGATGGGACTTTTTATTTTCAGTATCGGTCTTTTCAAAAAAATCATGATTGCAGATACATTTGCCATATGGGCAGATGCTGGATTTGCCAATGGCGCTCCTCAGGATTTTTTCAGCGCCTGGACAACCAGCCTGTCGTATACCTTTCAGTTGTATTTTGACTTCAGCGGGTATTGCGATATGGCGATTGGTGCGGCCCTGTTGTTCAACATCTGGTTGCCCATCAATTTCAACTCCCCTTATAAATCGCTGAACATCCAGGATTTCTGGCGTCGCTGGCATATGACCCTGAGTCGTTACCTTCGGGATTATCTGTACGTGCCACTGGGTGGGGATCGCTGTTCACGAACCCGCCTGTATTTAAATCTGATGATCACTTTTACCCTGGGAGGCTTGTGGCACGGCGCCAGTTGGATGTTCGTCATCTGGGGCGTATTGCACGGCGGAGCGCTTGTAGTGCATAGAATATGGAGCCAACTGGGTATGCGTTTGCCCACCTGGATAGCCTGGCTTGTGACCTTTTTGTTCATCAACATTACATGGGTATTTTTCAGAGCGGACTCGCTGGAGGATGCGACTCGAATCTTGTACGGCATGATCGATATCGGCTCGATCAATAGCGTATCTGTCGACGATATACCCACGTCGAATCTTTCTTGGGGAGGACACTTCTCTGACCGTTTGATTGAAAATATGCCTCTTGGTCTGGCGGCCAACCTGATCCCCCTCATCATGATTGCTATCGCGTTTCTAATCATCGCCCAAAAGAACGCCATCGACCTTACGGTAAAATCCAGATTCGGCTGGCCAAAGTTTACAGGGATGCTGGCGCTATTTAGCACTGCACTGTATTCGACCATACAGAGCACCAGCACCGTATTCCTGTATTTCAATTTTTAA
- a CDS encoding alginate O-acetyltransferase AlgX-related protein encodes MDFTLPAFGKLLYPLGVSVDPARAIIGKEGWLYLGDAYADSITVKRLGIKAEDTDIAERLAKSAESWDTWFKHQGVDAFRIILGPDKDSIYPEYLPDWSKHAPTSLTDALTNRVQSDIYINPARKLRQEKDSYPHPLYYRTDTHWNNLGAWVAFNEFSKNLATAQPELKWPQKPEGAFSTTAERLGGDLANFLRIQTSLSDQEVILDLPDYAMPLEHYDFESGNVVFTGQNGPVEAPMTPLLMRSTQALNSKKVLWLRDSFGAAMAPFMAATFSDTLQVHYLALKPGALAELVKRYQPDYVFITVVERDSRGDFFQTLAPLPDESTL; translated from the coding sequence ATGGACTTCACACTTCCGGCGTTCGGAAAACTTCTCTATCCACTGGGCGTGTCCGTTGACCCAGCGCGAGCAATCATCGGAAAAGAAGGGTGGTTATATCTGGGAGATGCTTATGCCGATTCGATAACAGTGAAACGCCTGGGGATAAAAGCCGAAGATACAGACATCGCCGAGCGCCTGGCCAAATCGGCTGAGTCCTGGGATACATGGTTCAAGCATCAAGGTGTAGACGCGTTTCGAATCATTCTGGGGCCGGACAAGGACTCTATTTATCCAGAGTACTTACCGGACTGGTCAAAGCATGCTCCCACTTCTTTAACCGACGCTTTAACGAATCGAGTCCAGTCAGACATTTACATAAATCCCGCAAGAAAATTACGCCAGGAAAAAGACAGCTACCCGCACCCGCTGTATTACAGGACAGATACACACTGGAATAATCTCGGCGCGTGGGTGGCTTTTAATGAGTTTTCAAAAAATCTGGCAACCGCTCAACCCGAGCTCAAATGGCCGCAGAAACCTGAAGGGGCATTCTCAACCACCGCGGAACGTCTTGGCGGAGACCTGGCAAACTTTCTGCGAATTCAAACTTCGCTGTCAGATCAAGAAGTCATACTCGATCTCCCCGATTACGCCATGCCCCTCGAGCACTATGACTTCGAATCCGGCAATGTTGTCTTTACGGGGCAGAATGGACCGGTGGAAGCGCCGATGACGCCGCTGCTGATGAGGTCGACACAGGCGCTGAATTCTAAAAAAGTGTTATGGCTCCGCGACTCATTCGGCGCCGCCATGGCGCCGTTCATGGCAGCCACCTTCAGTGACACGCTTCAGGTGCACTATTTGGCTCTAAAGCCGGGCGCGCTGGCAGAGTTGGTCAAACGCTACCAACCCGACTACGTTTTTATTACGGTCGTCGAGCGGGACTCCCGCGGTGATTTTTTCCAGACGCTTGCCCCGCTGCCTGACGAATCCACACTGTAA
- a CDS encoding disulfide bond formation protein B — protein MSDETMRLGRERRYLVLLGIICLALIGGALYMQVVLEEAPCPLCILQRYALLLIAIFAFIGAAMRTRRSLTVFEVLVVIAALGGVAAAGHHVYTQFYPAVSCGVDVLQPIVDGLPLAKIFPLGFQVDGFCDTPYPPILGLSLAQWALVSFVLVVVLVPLLVSRNRKALR, from the coding sequence ATGAGTGACGAAACGATGCGATTGGGCCGTGAACGGCGTTATCTGGTGTTGCTGGGCATCATCTGCCTGGCATTGATCGGCGGCGCGCTGTACATGCAGGTGGTTCTGGAAGAGGCGCCGTGCCCGCTGTGCATCCTGCAGCGCTACGCGTTGTTGCTGATCGCGATTTTCGCTTTTATTGGCGCCGCCATGCGCACTCGTCGCAGTCTCACGGTGTTCGAGGTGCTGGTGGTGATCGCCGCGCTCGGTGGCGTTGCGGCGGCCGGGCATCATGTTTATACGCAGTTCTATCCGGCGGTCAGCTGTGGCGTCGATGTGCTGCAACCGATTGTCGACGGCTTGCCGCTGGCGAAGATCTTCCCGCTGGGCTTCCAGGTCGACGGCTTCTGCGACACGCCGTACCCGCCGATCCTGGGCCTGTCCCTGGCGCAGTGGGCGCTGGTGTCGTTTGTGCTGGTGGTGGTGCTGGTGCCGTTGCTGGTCTCGCGTAACCGCAAGGCGCTGCGCTAA
- a CDS encoding cytochrome o ubiquinol oxidase subunit III gives MSNLVTNAGHTHVDEHGHDDHHHDSGEMTVFGFWLYLMTDCILFASIFAVYAVLVNNVAGGPSGHDIFELPYVLGETACLLLSSITYGFAMLALFKGNKKAVLGWLAITFLFGLGFIGMEINEFHKLISEGFGPSRSGFLSGFFTLVGTHGLHVTSGLIWMAIMMYQVNKHGLTSTNKTRLSCLSLFWHFLDVVWICVFTVVYLMGTL, from the coding sequence ATGTCGAACTTAGTGACCAATGCTGGACACACCCATGTCGATGAACATGGGCACGATGACCATCACCACGACTCGGGCGAGATGACCGTATTCGGTTTCTGGCTCTACCTGATGACCGACTGCATTTTGTTTGCGTCGATCTTCGCGGTGTACGCGGTACTGGTTAACAACGTAGCGGGTGGCCCGTCGGGCCACGACATCTTCGAACTGCCATACGTGCTGGGCGAAACCGCCTGCCTGTTGCTCAGCTCGATCACCTACGGCTTCGCCATGCTGGCGTTGTTCAAGGGCAACAAGAAGGCAGTGTTGGGCTGGTTGGCCATCACCTTCCTGTTCGGCCTGGGCTTCATCGGCATGGAGATCAACGAGTTCCACAAGCTGATCTCCGAAGGCTTCGGCCCTAGCCGCAGCGGCTTCCTGTCCGGGTTCTTCACCCTGGTCGGCACCCACGGTCTGCACGTGACCAGCGGTCTGATCTGGATGGCGATCATGATGTATCAGGTCAACAAGCACGGCCTGACGTCGACCAACAAGACCCGCCTGAGCTGCCTGAGCCTGTTCTGGCACTTCCTGGACGTGGTGTGGATCTGCGTATTCACCGTTGTTTACCTGATGGGGACCCTGTAA
- the cyoA gene encoding ubiquinol oxidase subunit II, producing the protein MSKNRYPRLLGLLPLIGTLLLSGCNMTLLDPKGQVGLDERNLIITATLLMLLVVVPVIVMTFLFAWKYRASNQDAVYAPKWSHSTKIEIAVWAVPVLIIIALGYVTYKSTHALDPYKPLESDVKPITIEVVSMDWKWLFIYPEQGIATVNKLVFPANTPVNFKITSDTVMNSFFIPGLGGQIYAMAGMQTKLHLISNQNAEYDGISANYSGAGFTGMKFKAIATSQADFDAWVSDVKKAPKQLEKAEYEALSKPSQNNPVELYASFTPNLFQIILDKYEGMKPGKPMEHEGKEHEMATMEGMDMSSHSAAGAEE; encoded by the coding sequence ATGAGTAAAAACAGGTACCCCAGACTACTAGGCTTATTGCCGCTGATCGGCACGTTGTTGCTGTCAGGCTGCAACATGACCTTGCTCGACCCCAAGGGCCAGGTGGGCCTGGATGAGCGAAACCTGATCATCACCGCAACGCTGCTGATGCTGTTGGTCGTTGTGCCGGTCATCGTCATGACGTTCCTGTTCGCCTGGAAATACCGCGCTTCCAACCAGGACGCGGTGTACGCGCCTAAATGGTCGCACTCCACCAAGATCGAAATCGCGGTGTGGGCTGTTCCGGTCCTGATCATCATTGCCCTGGGTTACGTGACCTATAAGTCGACCCACGCACTGGACCCTTACAAGCCGCTGGAATCCGACGTCAAGCCGATCACCATTGAAGTGGTCTCCATGGACTGGAAGTGGCTGTTCATCTACCCGGAACAAGGCATCGCCACCGTTAACAAACTGGTGTTCCCGGCCAACACGCCAGTCAATTTCAAAATCACCTCCGACACCGTGATGAACTCGTTCTTCATCCCGGGCCTGGGCGGCCAGATCTACGCGATGGCGGGCATGCAGACCAAGCTGCACCTGATTTCCAACCAGAACGCTGAATACGACGGTATCTCCGCCAACTACAGCGGCGCGGGTTTCACCGGCATGAAGTTCAAAGCTATCGCCACTTCCCAGGCGGATTTCGATGCGTGGGTCAGTGATGTCAAGAAGGCACCTAAACAGCTGGAAAAAGCTGAATACGAAGCCCTTTCCAAACCAAGCCAGAACAACCCAGTCGAGCTCTACGCCTCGTTCACGCCAAACCTGTTCCAGATCATCCTCGACAAGTACGAAGGCATGAAACCGGGCAAGCCAATGGAACACGAAGGTAAAGAGCACGAAATGGCCACCATGGAAGGGATGGACATGAGTTCGCATTCAGCTGCCGGGGCAGAGGAGTAA
- a CDS encoding RidA family protein: MIKPTTRDERFIELAKELGFDIYDENAVGGHYAPLIRHDDELYVSGLVPRMNGKIQYPGRVGLELNLADAQAAASISAIRALALIMGAVGSLDSIKSLLRVTVFVKSTFDFVDLSEVANGASDVFTHVLGDAGKHTRTTVGVYQLPKNAPIEVDLIAALHPSAL, encoded by the coding sequence ATGATCAAGCCCACCACCCGCGACGAACGCTTCATCGAGCTGGCCAAAGAGCTCGGTTTCGACATCTACGACGAGAACGCCGTCGGCGGCCATTACGCCCCGCTGATCAGGCATGACGATGAACTGTATGTCAGTGGTCTGGTGCCACGCATGAACGGAAAAATTCAGTACCCCGGGCGAGTGGGGCTGGAACTCAACCTGGCGGATGCGCAAGCGGCCGCCAGCATCAGTGCAATCCGCGCACTGGCTCTGATCATGGGTGCCGTCGGTTCGCTGGATAGCATCAAGTCATTGCTTCGCGTAACGGTCTTTGTGAAATCAACCTTTGATTTCGTTGATCTCAGTGAAGTGGCGAACGGCGCGTCGGATGTCTTCACTCATGTGCTGGGCGACGCCGGTAAACATACCCGAACGACCGTCGGTGTTTATCAACTGCCGAAAAACGCCCCCATCGAAGTGGATTTGATCGCGGCGTTGCATCCATCGGCGTTGTAG
- the cyoE gene encoding heme o synthase, giving the protein MSFKHFIQITKPGIIFGNVLSVAGGFFLASKGHVDLAIFLAAMIGTSLVVASGCVFNNCIDRDIDLKMERTKNRVLVQGLISLKLALIYATVLGIAGVALLYKVANPLAALFAVIGFVIYVGFYSLYLKRKSVHGTLVGSLSGAMPPVIGYVAVTNSFDMAALTLLVMFSLWQMPHSYAIAIFRFNDYLAASIPVLPVKRGIQVAKKHILLYILAFLVATLMLTFSGYAGMSYLAVAAAMGMYWLYMAWTGYKAVDDTVWARKLFVFSIFTITALSVMMSLDFKVPSELLLTYAP; this is encoded by the coding sequence ATGTCCTTTAAGCACTTTATCCAAATCACCAAACCGGGGATCATTTTCGGTAACGTGCTTTCTGTGGCAGGCGGGTTTTTCCTGGCCTCGAAAGGGCATGTCGATCTGGCCATATTCCTGGCCGCCATGATCGGCACGTCCCTGGTGGTGGCTTCCGGTTGCGTGTTCAACAACTGCATCGACCGCGACATCGACCTGAAGATGGAACGCACCAAGAACCGGGTGCTGGTCCAGGGCTTGATCTCCCTGAAACTGGCCCTGATCTACGCGACCGTCCTGGGCATCGCCGGCGTTGCACTGTTGTACAAGGTGGCCAACCCGTTGGCCGCGCTGTTCGCCGTGATCGGTTTTGTCATCTACGTCGGCTTCTACAGCCTGTACCTCAAGCGCAAGTCGGTTCACGGCACGCTGGTGGGCAGTCTGTCGGGCGCCATGCCGCCGGTGATTGGTTACGTTGCCGTGACCAACAGCTTCGACATGGCTGCGCTGACCCTGCTGGTGATGTTCAGCCTGTGGCAGATGCCGCATTCCTACGCCATCGCAATCTTCCGCTTCAACGATTACCTGGCCGCATCGATTCCGGTGCTGCCAGTGAAGCGCGGGATCCAGGTCGCCAAGAAGCACATCCTGCTCTACATCCTGGCATTCCTGGTCGCGACCTTGATGCTGACCTTCAGCGGCTACGCCGGCATGAGCTACCTCGCCGTCGCCGCGGCCATGGGCATGTACTGGTTGTACATGGCCTGGACCGGTTACAAGGCAGTGGATGACACGGTCTGGGCACGCAAGCTGTTCGTGTTCTCGATCTTCACCATTACCGCGCTGAGCGTGATGATGTCGCTGGACTTCAAAGTGCCGAGTGAGCTGTTGCTGACTTATGCGCCTTAA
- a CDS encoding HAMP domain-containing sensor histidine kinase, producing MRLTLTQRLSLVFAVLLLVCCGTSAWMQVRSNQMHELEVVQGLSRDLAQHIAHDTVLMDSKGLMPNAVRDLFSQLMLVNPSVEVYLLNSQGRIVGSAAPEGRIRREQVDLLPIQRLLKGDALPILGDDPRSIDGRKVFSAAPLQVDGKPAGYLYVVLLSEEHDRFAERGATSAALNTALLSIGLVALLCLIAGLTAFALITRPLRRLTETVSQFDIDGVPVTPSAPASVEKAASHDEIAVLDAAFRQMQTRLSEQWRSLTRQDQERRELVANISHDLRTPLASLHGYLETLSLKDATLSPADRRRYLGIALDQSRKVGGLAQSLLELVRLEHGFVQPILERFSMTDLVQDIFQKFELTAEARQVELKATFALNVSAACADLGLIERVLTNLFDNALRHTPQGGEIELSLRPQGSFVEVTISDTGPGIAAELREGLFLRPFNIGGARRDGGLGLRIVHRILQLHGRDIQLIDVPGRGATFRFTLPVDEQTAEQGVVRSMNLNSPGK from the coding sequence ATGAGATTGACCCTGACACAGCGCCTGTCCCTGGTGTTCGCCGTGTTGCTGCTGGTGTGCTGCGGCACCTCGGCATGGATGCAGGTGCGCTCCAATCAGATGCATGAGTTGGAAGTGGTGCAGGGGTTGTCCCGGGACCTGGCCCAGCACATCGCCCACGACACCGTGCTGATGGACAGCAAAGGCCTGATGCCTAATGCCGTGCGCGATCTGTTCAGCCAACTGATGCTGGTCAACCCGAGCGTCGAGGTTTATCTGCTGAACAGTCAGGGACGGATTGTCGGCAGCGCCGCGCCTGAAGGACGGATACGCCGCGAGCAAGTCGATCTGCTGCCGATCCAGCGTTTGCTCAAGGGCGATGCCCTGCCGATTCTCGGTGACGACCCGCGCAGCATCGATGGCCGCAAGGTCTTCAGCGCTGCACCGTTGCAGGTCGACGGTAAACCGGCGGGCTATCTGTATGTGGTGTTGCTGAGTGAAGAACACGACCGCTTCGCCGAACGCGGTGCAACCAGCGCCGCGCTCAACACGGCCCTACTGTCCATCGGATTGGTGGCGCTGTTGTGCCTGATTGCCGGCCTTACAGCCTTTGCCCTGATTACCCGGCCCTTGCGGCGCCTGACCGAAACCGTCAGCCAGTTCGACATCGACGGCGTGCCGGTCACACCGTCCGCACCAGCATCGGTTGAAAAAGCTGCCAGCCACGATGAGATTGCCGTACTCGACGCCGCGTTCCGGCAGATGCAAACCCGCCTCAGTGAGCAATGGCGTTCGCTGACCCGGCAGGACCAGGAACGCCGCGAACTGGTGGCGAACATCTCCCACGACCTGCGCACACCGCTGGCCTCGCTGCACGGCTATCTGGAAACCCTGTCGCTCAAGGATGCCACGCTGTCTCCCGCAGACCGCCGCCGTTATCTGGGCATCGCCCTCGATCAAAGCCGAAAGGTCGGTGGCCTGGCGCAATCGCTGCTGGAACTGGTACGACTGGAGCACGGTTTCGTGCAGCCGATACTGGAACGTTTCTCCATGACCGACCTGGTGCAGGACATCTTCCAGAAATTCGAACTCACCGCCGAAGCACGCCAAGTGGAACTCAAGGCGACCTTCGCCCTCAACGTTTCAGCCGCTTGTGCTGACCTGGGGCTGATCGAACGGGTGCTGACCAACCTGTTCGACAATGCCCTGCGCCATACGCCACAAGGCGGTGAAATCGAACTCAGCTTGCGGCCGCAAGGCTCTTTCGTTGAGGTGACCATCAGCGATACCGGTCCCGGCATCGCCGCCGAACTGCGTGAAGGGCTGTTCCTGCGGCCGTTCAATATTGGCGGCGCACGGCGCGATGGTGGGTTGGGGCTGCGGATCGTGCATCGAATCCTGCAACTGCATGGCCGCGATATCCAGTTGATCGATGTGCCTGGGCGTGGCGCAACCTTCCGCTTCACATTGCCCGTGGACGAACAAACAGCCGAACAAGGGGTGGTTCGTTCGATGAATCTGAATTCGCCGGGGAAATAG
- the cyoD gene encoding cytochrome o ubiquinol oxidase subunit IV — protein sequence MANAAHSNHGHDAHGHDSHDDSHGSVKSYAIGFILSVILTIIPFGLVMYPSLPKVWTLWIVLAFAVIQVLVHLVYFLHLDRSAAQRNNVIAFVFAAMVIVLLVGLSLWIMFSIHTVMMAH from the coding sequence ATGGCTAATGCAGCTCACTCAAATCATGGCCACGATGCCCACGGCCACGACAGCCACGACGATAGCCATGGCAGCGTAAAGTCCTACGCCATCGGCTTCATCCTGTCGGTAATCCTGACGATCATTCCGTTCGGCCTGGTGATGTACCCATCGCTGCCGAAAGTCTGGACGCTGTGGATCGTACTGGCCTTCGCAGTGATCCAGGTGCTGGTTCACCTGGTGTACTTCCTCCACCTGGACCGCTCTGCCGCCCAGCGTAACAACGTGATTGCGTTTGTGTTCGCTGCGATGGTGATCGTCCTGCTGGTTGGCTTGTCGCTGTGGATCATGTTCAGCATCCACACCGTCATGATGGCGCACTGA
- a CDS encoding PLP-dependent aminotransferase family protein, translating into MQAQRAVIAAIEFQAGVPLVQQIVDQLSVAISQGGLPHGTKLPPIRELSKLLNVGKSTVVDALDRLRAKGLVVSRQGSGHYVHRSNTTIATAPGPDLQPQDTLSVIRRAVLLDNGALRPGCGFLPSSWLPAEELLKAVRGTLRTTALRMGEYGVIGGYLPLRQALRVKLSTFGIDVPIEQIITTANTMQAIDLLMRLLIKPGDTVLLDDPCYFNLHTNLALHGAKVITIARDCDGMDLEAFEQLLIAHKPVLYMTNSTLHNPTGHSFSPAQVYRLLELSHRYGLHIVEDDLYGDLQQRRTPRLAASGLENVSYVSGFSKTLTANSRVSYAVLSPQLAARLITLKISCGGVTSEFAEQITCTMLSNGSYAKHARRTVDRLYESSSRVARWLVEAGCSVSSLPGEGLFIWTRLPPGLHAETLARKGLESDLVLAPGTLLSKAPDASQFLRFNVAHSDHPQVRERFFRLLDTPKK; encoded by the coding sequence ATGCAGGCTCAACGCGCGGTGATCGCCGCCATCGAGTTTCAGGCGGGCGTGCCGCTGGTGCAGCAGATCGTCGATCAATTGTCCGTTGCCATCAGTCAGGGCGGCCTGCCCCACGGCACCAAGCTGCCGCCGATCCGCGAGCTCTCCAAGTTGCTGAACGTGGGTAAGTCGACAGTCGTCGATGCCCTGGACCGCTTACGCGCCAAGGGTTTGGTGGTTTCCCGCCAGGGTTCGGGGCATTACGTGCACCGCTCCAACACCACGATTGCGACGGCCCCCGGGCCGGACCTGCAACCCCAAGACACCCTCAGCGTGATCCGCCGCGCCGTGCTGCTGGACAACGGCGCCCTGCGCCCCGGCTGCGGATTCTTGCCCTCCTCCTGGCTGCCCGCCGAAGAATTGCTCAAAGCCGTGCGCGGCACCCTGCGCACCACGGCTCTGCGCATGGGCGAATATGGCGTCATCGGCGGTTATCTGCCGCTACGTCAGGCCTTGCGGGTCAAACTGTCGACCTTCGGCATCGACGTGCCGATAGAACAGATCATCACCACCGCCAACACCATGCAAGCCATCGACCTGCTGATGCGCCTGCTGATCAAACCCGGCGACACGGTGCTGCTCGACGACCCCTGCTACTTCAACCTGCACACCAACCTCGCCCTGCATGGCGCCAAGGTCATCACCATCGCCCGGGATTGCGACGGCATGGACCTGGAAGCCTTTGAACAACTGCTGATCGCCCACAAACCCGTTCTGTACATGACCAACAGCACGCTGCATAACCCGACCGGGCACTCGTTCTCCCCGGCCCAGGTGTATCGGTTGCTGGAGTTGAGTCATCGCTATGGCTTGCACATTGTCGAAGATGATTTGTATGGCGACCTTCAACAGCGTCGTACCCCGCGTCTGGCGGCGAGCGGGTTGGAGAATGTGAGTTATGTGTCCGGGTTCTCCAAGACACTGACGGCCAACAGCAGGGTCAGTTATGCGGTGCTGTCGCCGCAACTGGCTGCACGGTTGATCACCTTGAAGATAAGTTGTGGCGGTGTGACCTCGGAATTCGCCGAGCAGATCACCTGCACGATGCTCAGCAACGGCAGCTATGCCAAGCATGCACGGCGCACGGTGGATCGGCTGTATGAGTCGAGCAGCCGGGTGGCGCGATGGTTGGTCGAGGCGGGTTGTTCAGTGTCCTCACTGCCCGGTGAAGGGCTGTTTATCTGGACGCGTTTGCCGCCAGGGCTGCATGCCGAAACGTTGGCTCGCAAAGGTCTGGAAAGCGACCTCGTCCTCGCACCCGGCACCTTGCTCAGCAAAGCCCCGGATGCCAGCCAATTCCTGCGATTCAACGTGGCGCACAGCGATCATCCACAGGTGCGAGAGCGATTCTTCCGGTTGCTCGACACACCCAAAAAATAA
- a CDS encoding RidA family protein, translated as MTEHMTCDERYIALALELGYDIYGESIADWHYAPLVRHDHELYLSGLVPRVHGKVQYPGRVGLELTLADAQTAASICAMRGLALIVDAIGSLDKIKSLLRVTVYVKSTADFVDLSEVANGASDVFSHVLGDAGKHTRTTIGVYQLPNNAAVQLDMIAALRPAT; from the coding sequence ATGACTGAACACATGACTTGCGATGAGCGCTACATCGCCCTGGCATTGGAACTCGGTTATGACATTTACGGTGAGAGCATCGCCGACTGGCATTACGCGCCGCTGGTTCGGCATGACCATGAACTGTATCTCAGCGGTCTGGTGCCGCGTGTGCATGGCAAGGTTCAGTACCCCGGCAGAGTCGGTCTAGAACTGACCCTGGCCGATGCTCAAACCGCCGCCAGCATTTGTGCGATGCGCGGTCTGGCGTTGATTGTCGATGCCATCGGCTCGCTGGACAAAATCAAGTCGCTGCTGCGCGTCACGGTCTATGTAAAGTCCACGGCGGACTTTGTTGATCTGAGTGAAGTGGCCAATGGTGCGTCGGATGTGTTCAGCCATGTACTGGGTGATGCCGGCAAACATACACGCACGACGATTGGGGTGTATCAACTGCCGAACAACGCGGCAGTTCAGCTGGATATGATCGCTGCGTTGCGCCCTGCAACGTGA